A genomic region of Ananas comosus cultivar F153 unplaced genomic scaffold, ASM154086v1, whole genome shotgun sequence contains the following coding sequences:
- the LOC109705622 gene encoding auxin-induced protein 15A-like, protein MNMLKRKFLGTFLTKWRMPSIEMLTCATYSCNGWALIGRSQEEESIPKDVPKGHMVVYVGNEHKRFVIRVTYLHHPLFQALLDRAEEEYDFSPDSKLCIPCEEDLFLSILHCVSLQKEPRMWLCL, encoded by the coding sequence ATGAACATGCTGAAGAGGAAGTTCCTAGGGACATTTCTTACAAAGTGGAGGATGCCAAGTATTGAGATGCTAACATGTGCAACATACAGCTGCAATGGGTGGGCTCTCATCGGTCGAAGCCAAGAAGAAGAAAGCATCCCCAAAGACGTTCCTAAAGGCCACATGGTAGTCTACGTAGGCAATGAGCACAAGAGGTTTGTCATTCGAGTCACGTACCTCCACCACCCCTTGTTTCAGGCATTGCTTGATAGAGCTGAGGAAGAGTATGATTTTAGCCCAGATTCTAAGCTCTGCATACCATGCGAGGAAGATCTCTTCCTCAGCATTCTTCACTGCGTTAGTTTGCAGAAGGAACCTAGAATGTGGTTATGCCTTTGA